Proteins encoded in a region of the Populus nigra chromosome 3, ddPopNigr1.1, whole genome shotgun sequence genome:
- the LOC133688005 gene encoding NADH-ubiquinone oxidoreductase 20.9 kDa subunit yields MNTDITASAKPEYPVIDRNPEFTKVVGNFNTLDYCRFITLTGVSVTVGYLSGIKPGIKGPSMVTGGLIGLMGGFMYAYQNSAGRLMGFFPNEGEVARYQKRGFSS; encoded by the exons ATGAACACAGACATCACAGCATCAGCAAAACCAGAGTACCCGGTAATAGATCGAAACCCAGAATTCACCAAGGTTGTTGGCAACTTCAACACCCTTGATTACTGTCGTTTCATCACCCTTACTGGTGTCTCTGTCACTGTTGGCTACCTCTCAG GGATAAAGCCAGGGATTAAGGGACCATCAATGGTGACAGGAGGATTGATTGGTTTAATGGGTGGTTTTATGTATGCTTATCAGAACTCCGCTGGGAGACTTATGGGTTTTTTCCCTAATGAGGGTGAGGTTGCTCGTTACCAGAAACGTGGTTTTAGCAGTTAA